ATAACAGTTGATGCTTGGTTATCTCCATAACCACCATCAATTACGATATCTACTAGTTTTCCCCATTTTTCGAAAATTAATTCTGGGTCTGTAGTATATTCTAAAACTTCATCATCATCTCTAATTGATGTTGTTACAATTGGGTTTCCTAAACTTTCTACTAAAGTTCTCGTAATATTATTATCAGGAATACGAATACCAACTGCTTTTTTCTTTTTAAACACTTTTGGTAAGTTGTTACTTCCTGGTAAAATGAACGTATAAGGTCCTGGTAAAGCTTTTTTAAGAATTTTAAAAGTAGCGCTATCTATTTGCTTCACATAATCAGATAAATGGCTTAAATTATTGCAAATAAAAGAAAACTTAGCTTTTTCTAGTTTAACACCTTTTATCTGAGCTATCTTTTCTAAAGCTTTGGTGTTCGTAATATCGCAACCTAAACCATAAACAGTATCTGTTGGGTAAATTACCAAACCTCCACGTTTTAAAACGGCAACAACTTTATCTATTGCCTTTTGATTGGGGTTATCATTATATATTTTAATGAATTCAGCCATATTATAAATGTACAAAAACTCAACTTGATTAACAATCATGCTGAGTTTTATTTTTAAGGAAGTTATTTTTTATTAAGACTTATCTACCATTCTAAATCCTTCACCATGAATATTTAAAATCTCAACATGTTCATCTGGTTTTAAATATTTACGAAGCTTTGCAATGTAAACATCCATACTTCTTGATGTAAAGTAGTTATCGTCTCTCCAAATCTTCGTCAATGCTAATTCTCTTGGCATTAAATCGTTTTTGTGAATTGCTAACATGCGTAACAATTTACTTTCTTTTGGTGAAAGTTTTATTGGTTCTCCGTCTTCTCCTACAGATAAGTGTCTTAATTTAGAATTAAAGAAAAAACCACCTATTTTAAATTCAAATTGCTCTGATTCTGTAGATTTATCGATGTCTTTACGTTGTAAAATTGCTTTAATTTTATGTAATAACACTTCAGAATCGAATGGTTTATTTAAGTAATCATCTGCACCAACAGAATATCCTCTTAAAACGTCTTCTTTTAAAGTTTTAGCTGTTAAAAAAATAATTGGCACTTCTTTATTGGTTCCTCTAATGTCTTGTGCTAATGAAAAACCATCTTTACGAGGCATCATTACATCTAAAATACATAAGTCATAATCACTGTTTTTAAACATGATTAAACCTTCTATACCATCTTTTGCATGTGTTACATTATAATCGTGTAATGCTAAATAATCTTTTAAAACTGTTCCAAAATTAGGATCATCCTCAACTAATAATATTTTCTTACTTCCCATTGTTATATTTTTTAAATTAAAGGTAATTTTACCGTAAATATGCTTCCTACTCCTTTTTCACTTTCTACAATAACAGAACCATGATGTTTTTCTACTATTTCTTTTACATACGCTAAACCAAGTCCATGGCCTTTAACATCATGTATGTTTCCTTTTTGTTCTCTATAAAACTTATCAAAAACATTTTTTTGAACAGCTTTACTCATTCCTATTCCTTCATCTTTTACTTTTAAAACAAAGAATTTATTTGTACTTTCTGTATAGACATCAATTTTTGGAGATCCTTCAGAATACTTTAAAGCATTTTCTAATATATTCACAATTACATTTGTTAAATGAAATTGATTTCCTGGAACTTCTGTAATTATTGCTTCAAAATGAGTATCTAAACTTCCTTTTCTATCTTCAATCAATAAACTAGTGTGAGATATTGCATCATCTATTATGTCGTGCATATCAATACTTTCCTTACTAATTTCTACTTGGTTTTTTTCTAACCTAGAAATTCTTAAAACATTTTCTACTTGAGAATGCATTCTCTTATTCTCATCTCTAATCATTTGTACATAACGTAAAACTTTTTCGTTATCATTTATCACCTTTGGGTTCTTTATAGAATCTAAAGCTAGATTAATGGTCGCGATTGGCGTTTTAAACTCATGCGTCATGTTATTTATAAAATCAGTTTTAATTTCTGATATTTTCTTTTGTCTAATCAATTGATATAATGAACTTGAAAAAGCTATTATAATAATTAAAATAAAGAATAAAGACAGCAATAAAATATTTGAAATTCCTGAAAGTATATGTTCCTTTTCTGACGGAAAAGTTATAAATAATTCGTAATCTACATCTCCATTTGTGTTAAAAAATAATGGATATTGGTAACTCTCTTTTTGATTAATTGTATAATAACCAGATTTTAACTTTGTAGCTAAACCATCTTTACTATATACACCATATTTAAAATCTAAGTATATATTTCTCTTATCTAACTCTTCTCTTATCGTAGTATTTAATTCATTATTTCTTACTCTTTGATGAATAGGTTTTGTTTTTTTATAATACTCAAAATATGGAGAATAATACATTTTCTCTATATCTGTAAACCTTTTTGTAAACGAATATCTTTTTTCATCTGTAGAAGAAAAAGCATTATCTACACCTTTAATTAATCTTGAATGAAAAAAATCTTGTTTTCCCGAAACTCTCTTTACAATTATAGAATCATTGTCTAAAAAATCTGTAGGTAATTTAAAGTTTTCTTCTAAAAATGTAGATCCAAATGTTACTCTCTCTTTTTTAAGGGTGTCTATTTCTTGAAAAAGGTAATTTCTAATTTTAGCTGCATTTGCCAAACCTACATTATCGGTTAATCCTTCAATTTTTTTATCAAAAAAAGTCTCTTCTTTTTCATTAATCACCTGAGAAACACTTCCTAAAGATTTCTGAACATCATTCTTAAATTGTTCTTTTTTACTTTCAACTGCATTGTTAATCCAATACAACTGTACAGTAATAATCCCTACTAAAGAAATGCTCATTAAAGCAACAATAAGAACAAACATTTTCTTCCCCATAAACCAAAGTTACGGCTTTCAAAAGTTGGAATTATTGTTTTTAACCTAAATTAACGGTATTATTTTAATTTTAAGATTATTTTAACAAAAAACATGAATTTAATTAAATTCGACCTATTTTTTCTGTTAAAATATTATGAATTCTAATAACCTGAGAACGAGTATCTTCTCTATTAAAATTAGAAATAACATAATTAGACTGCAGTAGCTTTTTATCTTCTAACCATTGACTTTTTATTCTATTTTCTACAGCTGTTTTAGAGCTTCCATCTCTTAACACAGTTCTATCTATTCTAACCTTTATAGGTGCATAAACAGAAATGATAATATCGCATTTTAAATTACTCTTACTTTCAAAGAGAATTGCATTTTCATAAACGATATAATCCTTGTTTTTATGTTGATTAACAAATTGTTGAAAATGTTTTTTTACTTCTGGGTGTACAATTGCGTTTAACGCTTCTAACTTGCTCTTATCTTTAAAAACAAGGTTGGCTATAAAAAGTCTATTTAATTGGTTATTTTGGTACGATTCTTCTCCAAATTCTTCAATAATTTTAGATTTGATGATTAACGAAGAGTTCATTAATTTTTTTGCTTCAGAATCTGCGTTATAAATAATAACATTTTCAAATTCTGCAAAAAAGTTAGCAACCGTAGTTTTACCACTTCCTATTCCTCCTGTTAAACCTACTATCATCTTATTTCTGAATTAAAAAATCTATTTTATTAGGTATCAATTTAAAACTTTTGATTAAGCTAGAATTTGAAGTCACTTTTGGTAATAAATAACTAAGGTTATTTTCTTTAGAAATATTGTAATCACAAACAACTTTAAAAAAGTTTTTATCAATTTTATCAAAATTAGAAAGACCAACTACAAAAACAACTTCAACAGTTTTATTTAATGTAGTTAACTCCACACCTTCAGGAAGATTATCAACTATAAAAGGAATTTGAAAAGAGCCTTCAGTAAACTTCTCTACTTTTCCACTAACGGTAGTAAAGCTTGAATTCACTTTAATATTACTTGAGTTTTCTGGTAATATAATTTTAACCTTTTCAGAAAAACTAGACTTCACATCTTCTAATTTTAACAATTCTAAATTAATTGTTTTTATGTTTTCTATTTGAGCTTCTGGCCCAGAAATTAAAATACTATCTGGTTTAATTAAAACAGTCTCTAAAATATCATAACCAATATGATATTTGATCTCTAAATTAGGTTTTAAAGCAACTTTTTTAGAGATTAAACTACCTATTTCTAAGTAGATTGTATCTAAAGCTATATCTTGTAATTGAACACCTGATCGTAATTGTTTTTGAATTGCAATAAATTGATTTTTGGTTAAAAAGTAATATTTACTTGAAGATTTTCTAATCAATTTATGAGCACTTAAAGCTAAACTTTTATTGCCAAACCTTGATCTTATAATATTAAAACCAGTCGATTTTACTAAAATGTCTATTTCTTTTGTAGGTTCTTTTTGCAATAACTTATCTTGAGAGATATTCGTATACTTTACTGGTAATGTTAAAGTTGTAGTATATTCTTTAGATAGCGTTATTAACAACCATATTAAAACAGATGCTATTAGAAAACTTATAAAACTTTTCGATATTTTTTTATTATTTTTCAAGGCAATAAATAATTTCTATGCAATTTACACAAAAGCTTGTAAACAAAAAAGTGAGCAGTATCTTAAAAGACAATGCTCACTTAATATTTTAAAAACTTAATTTTTATTTTTTTGCTGGAGCTGAATATTTTTTGCTCAATTCCATTGAAATTGCAGAGCTTTCAAATTTAATTTTTCCTGCTCCTGTTTCAATAGTAATAGTATTGTCTGCAGAATTAATTTCTGCAATCTTACCATGAATTCCGCTAGAAGTTACAACTTTCGCTCCTTTTTTAATTTCAGCTTGAAATGCTTTTTCCTTTTTTGTACGACTCATTTGTGGTCTTATCATAAAGAAATAAAACACTACAATAATTGCTAAGAAAGGTAACATACTCGCTAAAGATCCTAATCCTCCTTCTTGTAAAAACATTACAGTATACATAATTATATTTTTGCTTTTGGTGTTACAGAACCTTTTAATGTTAATATTTCTCTACCAGATTCTGTGTTAGTAGTTAGAGTTATAGATTTTTGTTGTCTATTTGGTTTACCATTTGTGTTAAATTTTACTTTAACCTCTCCTGTTTCTCCTGGTTTTATTGGTGCTTTTGGCCAAACAGGAATTGTACAACCACAAGTTGCTTGTGCATTTGTAATTACTAAATCTGTTTTACCAGAATTGGTAACCATAAAACTAGTTTCTACAATATCACCTTCATTAACAGTACCAAAATCATAGACTTTTTTGTCTAAAGTTATTAAAGCTGTTCCTTTCTTTATTTCTAAATCTCTTGATGCAGCTTTCTCTAAATTTTCTTTGTTAATTTTTGTTGTTACATTTCCACCATCCTTACATGCTGTAAAAAATGATGCAGTAATTACTAAAGCTAATAAAATTGTTGTTTTTTTCATTCTGATTTAATTTTATGTAAAAATAATAAATAAATTATAGTAATCCTCTACCTATTTTTACGATTCTTTTATTTTCTATAAATTCTTTAGAAATTTTATCTAAAACACCATTAATAAAATAGCTACTTTTCTCTGTAGAATAATCTTTAGAAATTTCGATATACTCATTAATAGTAACTCTTGTTGGTATTGATGGGAAATTTAAAAATTCTGAAATTGCCATTTTGATAAGAATCATATCTATACCAGCAATTCTTTCTGTTTCCCAGTTCGGTGTTTTTTCTTCAATATCTAATTCGTATTCTTTATGTTTTAAGACTGTTTTTCTAAACATTTTAGATACAAATTCTTCATCATCTTTATCCTTATAAAGACTACTTAAAATAAATGTAACATCCTCTTTTTGCTTACTTAATGTTTTTACAACCCAAGTATTTACAAAAGGAATATCATCTACCCAAGAAATCATTGTGTCTTCAAACAATTCTCCTAATTTATCATTTGGAGCAATAATTTCTTTAAAGAAATCTATTACAAAGGCTTTATCTACTTTATAAGAATCGTCTACAGTATCTAAATATTTTTTATATAAATCACTTTTTTGTAATTCATCATAAATAATTTTTACATACTCTTCATTTTCTTCCCAATTATTTAAACCATTTAATTCAATATAGCCTTCTATACTAATGCTTTCTGCAAAAGTATTTATAACTTTATTGTTTAAAAATTTGTTGTTTGGGTTTAGATCTTCTTTTGTTGCAAGAATCTTCTTTTTTGAAAGCGCAATTTTTTTAGCTGCTAATTTTTGTACTTCTACTAACAATTGTATGTTTAAAACATACAAGTCGTACATTTTTAAAATACTATGTTTTAAAAACTTTTCTTCTCTAATGATATCATCATTGTGAGATTGTAACATAGCGTATACAGACTGCATTACTTTAACTCTAATATGTCTTCTGTTTATCATTTTCTAAAGAACTTATATATAAATTGCGGTGCAAAAATAGTGTTATTTTAGTTTTATCCTATCAAGTTTTTAATTCTTTTTTAAGAATTAATTTTGCACTTAAACTTGTACCTTTGCGCTTTCTCTTTTTTAACAAAAAAATAATTTACAGAGGCTATATTAATTGTAATTTTATTTTTTTAAAAATAAATATTCGTTGAAAGAACTACGACACATTAATAAGTACTTTTCTAAATATAAATGGCGATTAATAATCGGTATTATAATGACCTTTTCTGCTAAATTCTTGGCTTTAAAAATCCCTCAAATAATTGGTGATTCTTTAAACGTTGTTGAAGATTATCAAAACGGAATTGTAACGAATTTAGAAGAAGTAAATCACCAATTATTAATAAATGTACTTATTATAATTGGTGTAACCGTATTATCTGGAGTTTTCACTTTTTTAATGAGACAAACAATAATTGTTACTTCTAGATTGATAGAATTTGATCTTAAAAACGAGATTTATGAGCAATACCAAAGATTATCGCTTAATTTCTACAAGAAGAATAGAACAGGTGATTTAATGAATAGAATCTCTGAAGATGTTTCTAAAGTAAGAATGTATGTTGGACCAGCAATTATGTACAGTATGAATATGATTGTATTGTTTACTGTTGGTTTTACACAAATGATGAGTATCGATGTAAAACTAACCATGTATACATTAATTCCTTTTCCTTTATTATCAATTTCAATCTTTATTTTAAGTAAAGTTATTCATAAAAGAAGTACCGTTGTTCAAGAATATTTATCAAAATTAACAACATTTAATCAAGAGTTTTTCTCAGGAATTAATGTTGTAAAATCGTACGGAATTGAAGCTTCAATTATAAAGGATTTTGATAAAATAGCTGATGAAAGCAAGGATAAAAACATCCACCTTCAAAAAGCAAATGCATTATTTTTTCCTTTAATGGTATTTTTAATTGGTATTAGTAACATCATTGTTATTTATGTTGGTGGACAACAATATATTAATAACGAAATAAAAATAGGGACCATTATTGAGTTCATGTTGTATGTTAACATTCTTACTTGGCCAGTAGCAGTTGTAGGTTGGGTAACTTCTATGATACAGCAAGCAGAAGCTTCTCAAGCAAGAATTAATGAATTTTTACAACAAGTGCCAGAAATTGTTAATACAAACACATCGTCTACAGAATTAAAAGGAAATGTTACTTTTAAGGATGTTACTTTTACCTATGATGATACAAATATTACTGCCTTAAAAAACGTAAATTTCTCTGTAAAATCTGGAGAAACAATAGCTATTTTAGGAAAAACAGGTTCTGGAAAATCTACAATTATTGAACTTATTTCTAGATTATATGATACAGACATAGGAACTATCTTATTAGACGGAAAACCAATAAAAGAAGCTAATTTAGATGATGTTAGAAGTCAGATTGGTTTTGTACCTCAAGATCCTTTTTTATTCTCTGAAAGTATCGAAGACAATATTAAATTCGGAAAAGAAGATGCTACAGAAGAAGAAATTATAGCAGCAGCAAAAAATGCTGATGTTCATAAAAACATTATCGATTTCCCTAATGGTTACAAAACCATTTTAGGAGAACGTGGTGTTACACTTTCTGGCGGACAAAAACAGCGTGTTTCTATTGCAAGAGCAATTATTAAAAACCCTAAAATCTTAATTTTTGACGATTGTTTATCTGCTGTAGATACAGAAACTGAAGAAAAAATATTATCAAATTTAGAAAGAATCTCTAAAAACATCACAACATTTATTATTAGCCACAGAGTTTCATCAGCCAAAAATGCTGATAAAATCATTGTTTTAGACGAAGGTGAAATTACACAACAAGGAACTCATAATCAGTTAATAACGCAAGAAGGTTACTATAAAGGTTTGTATGATCAACAACTTTTAGAAAAAGAAATTTAATCTTTAACATTGCTACATTAAATATTTTGTTAGATTTGTTAAGTATAACAAACATTTTATAATTACTATTTTAAAAGAATTATGGCAGAGAGAGCAGAGAGAATTGAGCAAGAAGAAATTTTTTCACAAGTATTAAGAGCAGGAAGAAGAACTTACTTTTTTGATGTAAGAGCTACAAAGGCAGATGATTATT
The window above is part of the Polaribacter sp. SA4-12 genome. Proteins encoded here:
- a CDS encoding response regulator transcription factor, which gives rise to MGSKKILLVEDDPNFGTVLKDYLALHDYNVTHAKDGIEGLIMFKNSDYDLCILDVMMPRKDGFSLAQDIRGTNKEVPIIFLTAKTLKEDVLRGYSVGADDYLNKPFDSEVLLHKIKAILQRKDIDKSTESEQFEFKIGGFFFNSKLRHLSVGEDGEPIKLSPKESKLLRMLAIHKNDLMPRELALTKIWRDDNYFTSRSMDVYIAKLRKYLKPDEHVEILNIHGEGFRMVDKS
- the coaE gene encoding dephospho-CoA kinase (Dephospho-CoA kinase (CoaE) performs the final step in coenzyme A biosynthesis.) — translated: MIVGLTGGIGSGKTTVANFFAEFENVIIYNADSEAKKLMNSSLIIKSKIIEEFGEESYQNNQLNRLFIANLVFKDKSKLEALNAIVHPEVKKHFQQFVNQHKNKDYIVYENAILFESKSNLKCDIIISVYAPIKVRIDRTVLRDGSSKTAVENRIKSQWLEDKKLLQSNYVISNFNREDTRSQVIRIHNILTEKIGRI
- a CDS encoding ABC transporter ATP-binding protein — encoded protein: MKELRHINKYFSKYKWRLIIGIIMTFSAKFLALKIPQIIGDSLNVVEDYQNGIVTNLEEVNHQLLINVLIIIGVTVLSGVFTFLMRQTIIVTSRLIEFDLKNEIYEQYQRLSLNFYKKNRTGDLMNRISEDVSKVRMYVGPAIMYSMNMIVLFTVGFTQMMSIDVKLTMYTLIPFPLLSISIFILSKVIHKRSTVVQEYLSKLTTFNQEFFSGINVVKSYGIEASIIKDFDKIADESKDKNIHLQKANALFFPLMVFLIGISNIIVIYVGGQQYINNEIKIGTIIEFMLYVNILTWPVAVVGWVTSMIQQAEASQARINEFLQQVPEIVNTNTSSTELKGNVTFKDVTFTYDDTNITALKNVNFSVKSGETIAILGKTGSGKSTIIELISRLYDTDIGTILLDGKPIKEANLDDVRSQIGFVPQDPFLFSESIEDNIKFGKEDATEEEIIAAAKNADVHKNIIDFPNGYKTILGERGVTLSGGQKQRVSIARAIIKNPKILIFDDCLSAVDTETEEKILSNLERISKNITTFIISHRVSSAKNADKIIVLDEGEITQQGTHNQLITQEGYYKGLYDQQLLEKEI
- the nusB gene encoding transcription antitermination factor NusB — its product is MINRRHIRVKVMQSVYAMLQSHNDDIIREEKFLKHSILKMYDLYVLNIQLLVEVQKLAAKKIALSKKKILATKEDLNPNNKFLNNKVINTFAESISIEGYIELNGLNNWEENEEYVKIIYDELQKSDLYKKYLDTVDDSYKVDKAFVIDFFKEIIAPNDKLGELFEDTMISWVDDIPFVNTWVVKTLSKQKEDVTFILSSLYKDKDDEEFVSKMFRKTVLKHKEYELDIEEKTPNWETERIAGIDMILIKMAISEFLNFPSIPTRVTINEYIEISKDYSTEKSSYFINGVLDKISKEFIENKRIVKIGRGLL
- a CDS encoding sensor histidine kinase; amino-acid sequence: MGKKMFVLIVALMSISLVGIITVQLYWINNAVESKKEQFKNDVQKSLGSVSQVINEKEETFFDKKIEGLTDNVGLANAAKIRNYLFQEIDTLKKERVTFGSTFLEENFKLPTDFLDNDSIIVKRVSGKQDFFHSRLIKGVDNAFSSTDEKRYSFTKRFTDIEKMYYSPYFEYYKKTKPIHQRVRNNELNTTIREELDKRNIYLDFKYGVYSKDGLATKLKSGYYTINQKESYQYPLFFNTNGDVDYELFITFPSEKEHILSGISNILLLSLFFILIIIIAFSSSLYQLIRQKKISEIKTDFINNMTHEFKTPIATINLALDSIKNPKVINDNEKVLRYVQMIRDENKRMHSQVENVLRISRLEKNQVEISKESIDMHDIIDDAISHTSLLIEDRKGSLDTHFEAIITEVPGNQFHLTNVIVNILENALKYSEGSPKIDVYTESTNKFFVLKVKDEGIGMSKAVQKNVFDKFYREQKGNIHDVKGHGLGLAYVKEIVEKHHGSVIVESEKGVGSIFTVKLPLI
- a CDS encoding DUF1573 domain-containing protein; this encodes MKKTTILLALVITASFFTACKDGGNVTTKINKENLEKAASRDLEIKKGTALITLDKKVYDFGTVNEGDIVETSFMVTNSGKTDLVITNAQATCGCTIPVWPKAPIKPGETGEVKVKFNTNGKPNRQQKSITLTTNTESGREILTLKGSVTPKAKI
- a CDS encoding CdaR family protein → MKNNKKISKSFISFLIASVLIWLLITLSKEYTTTLTLPVKYTNISQDKLLQKEPTKEIDILVKSTGFNIIRSRFGNKSLALSAHKLIRKSSSKYYFLTKNQFIAIQKQLRSGVQLQDIALDTIYLEIGSLISKKVALKPNLEIKYHIGYDILETVLIKPDSILISGPEAQIENIKTINLELLKLEDVKSSFSEKVKIILPENSSNIKVNSSFTTVSGKVEKFTEGSFQIPFIVDNLPEGVELTTLNKTVEVVFVVGLSNFDKIDKNFFKVVCDYNISKENNLSYLLPKVTSNSSLIKSFKLIPNKIDFLIQK
- the yajC gene encoding preprotein translocase subunit YajC, which translates into the protein MYTVMFLQEGGLGSLASMLPFLAIIVVFYFFMIRPQMSRTKKEKAFQAEIKKGAKVVTSSGIHGKIAEINSADNTITIETGAGKIKFESSAISMELSKKYSAPAKK
- a CDS encoding L-threonylcarbamoyladenylate synthase, producing the protein MAEFIKIYNDNPNQKAIDKVVAVLKRGGLVIYPTDTVYGLGCDITNTKALEKIAQIKGVKLEKAKFSFICNNLSHLSDYVKQIDSATFKILKKALPGPYTFILPGSNNLPKVFKKKKAVGIRIPDNNITRTLVESLGNPIVTTSIRDDDEVLEYTTDPELIFEKWGKLVDIVIDGGYGDNQASTVIDFTEGYPEVIREGKGSLDIL